From Pseudomonas fluorescens, one genomic window encodes:
- a CDS encoding Maf family protein, with translation MLPLLLASSSIYRRELLARLQLPFICSSPDIDESHQSGESAIELVKRLAEAKARALADSHPAHLIIGSDQVAVLDGRIIGKPHTFDKAREQLQAASGSRVTFLTGLALLNSHTGTCQIDYVPFTVHMRPLDPARIERYLHAEQPYDCAGSFKAEGLGVSLFQSTEGPDATSLVGLPLIRLVDMLLAEGVQIP, from the coding sequence ATGCTGCCTTTATTACTCGCTTCCAGCTCGATTTATCGCCGAGAACTACTGGCTCGCCTGCAGCTACCTTTCATCTGCAGCTCCCCGGATATCGATGAAAGCCACCAGTCGGGCGAGTCCGCCATCGAGCTGGTAAAACGCCTGGCCGAGGCCAAGGCCCGGGCACTGGCAGACAGCCATCCCGCCCACCTGATCATTGGCTCGGACCAGGTGGCCGTCCTCGATGGACGCATCATCGGTAAACCCCACACCTTCGACAAGGCCCGCGAACAACTGCAGGCCGCCAGCGGCAGCCGCGTGACCTTCCTCACCGGCCTGGCGCTACTGAACAGCCACACCGGCACCTGCCAGATCGACTACGTCCCCTTCACCGTGCACATGCGCCCTCTCGACCCGGCGCGCATCGAGCGCTACCTGCATGCCGAACAGCCCTACGATTGCGCAGGCAGCTTCAAGGCCGAGGGCCTGGGCGTGAGCCTGTTCCAGAGCACCGAAGGGCCGGACGCCACCAGCCTGGTCGGCCTGCCACTGATCCGCCTGGTGGACATGCTACTGGCCGAAGGGGTGCAGATCCCGTAG
- the pabC gene encoding aminodeoxychorismate lyase has protein sequence MDSWVDGQPADSLSLKDRGLAYGDGLFETIAVKAGQPLLLERHLQRLAEGCQRLAIAVDHDLVRRELLAYAGALGDGVLKLILTRGDSQRGYAVDPAAAPRRILQGNPPAAYPPVHAEQGVHLFPCTTRLATQPLLAGLKHLNRLEQVLARSEWQGSDCAEGLMLDLDGRVIEGVFSNLFMVCGGVLITADLRRCGVAGVMRGELLSRAGALGIPTEITDISLQQLQQADEVFVCNSVYGIWPVCAYAALSWPVGPLTRKLQGIARALLDA, from the coding sequence ATGGACAGCTGGGTCGACGGTCAACCGGCTGACAGCCTGTCGCTCAAGGACCGCGGCCTGGCATACGGCGATGGCCTGTTCGAGACCATCGCCGTCAAGGCGGGCCAGCCGTTGCTGCTGGAGCGCCATCTGCAACGGCTGGCCGAAGGCTGCCAGCGCCTGGCGATTGCGGTGGATCACGACCTGGTTCGTCGCGAGCTGCTGGCCTATGCCGGTGCCCTCGGCGACGGCGTACTCAAGCTGATCCTCACACGTGGCGACAGCCAGCGCGGTTACGCCGTCGACCCCGCAGCTGCGCCTCGGCGCATCCTGCAAGGCAATCCTCCCGCCGCCTATCCGCCGGTCCATGCGGAGCAAGGTGTGCACCTGTTTCCCTGCACCACACGGCTTGCAACCCAGCCGCTGTTGGCAGGTCTCAAACACCTGAACCGTCTTGAACAAGTGCTTGCCCGTTCTGAATGGCAGGGCAGCGATTGTGCCGAAGGTTTGATGCTCGATCTGGATGGGCGAGTCATCGAAGGTGTTTTCAGTAATTTGTTCATGGTCTGTGGAGGCGTGTTGATCACCGCCGATTTGCGTCGCTGTGGCGTTGCTGGCGTGATGCGTGGCGAGTTGTTGTCCCGGGCCGGTGCTCTGGGTATCCCCACTGAAATCACCGATATCAGCCTGCAACAACTGCAGCAGGCCGATGAAGTATTCGTCTGCAACAGCGTGTACGGCATCTGGCCGGTATGCGCGTATGCTGCGCTGAGCTGGCCGGTTGGGCCGCTCACCCGTAAACTGCAAGGCATTGCCCGCGCACTACTGGATGCTTGA
- the fabD gene encoding ACP S-malonyltransferase produces the protein MSASLAFVFPGQGSQSLGMLAELGAQHPVVLDTFKEASDALGYDLWALTQQGPEEQLNQTDKTQPAILTASIALWRLWLAEGGARPAYVAGHSLGEYSALVAAGSLSLGDAVKLVETRGKLMQEAVPAGQGGMAAILGLDDADVVAACAEAAQGEVVSAVNYNSPGQVVIAGAKAAVERAIEGCKARGAKRAMPLPVSVPSHCELMRPAAERFAESIAAINWQAPQIPLVQNVSAAVPADLETLKRDLLEQLYKPVRWVESVQALAANGATQLVECGPGKVLAGLNKRCAEGVSTSNLNTPDAFAAARAALA, from the coding sequence ATGTCTGCTTCCCTCGCATTCGTCTTTCCAGGACAGGGTTCGCAGTCCCTCGGCATGCTGGCCGAGTTGGGCGCGCAACATCCAGTGGTCCTCGATACTTTCAAAGAAGCTTCCGATGCCCTGGGCTACGACCTGTGGGCGCTGACCCAGCAGGGGCCAGAAGAGCAACTCAATCAGACCGACAAGACCCAGCCGGCCATCCTCACGGCCTCGATCGCCTTGTGGCGCCTGTGGCTGGCTGAAGGCGGCGCGCGTCCGGCTTACGTCGCCGGTCACAGCCTGGGCGAGTACAGCGCGCTGGTCGCCGCTGGCAGCCTGAGCCTGGGCGACGCGGTAAAGCTGGTCGAAACACGCGGCAAGCTGATGCAGGAAGCCGTGCCCGCCGGGCAGGGCGGTATGGCGGCGATCCTCGGCCTGGACGATGCCGACGTCGTGGCAGCCTGTGCCGAAGCGGCGCAGGGTGAAGTGGTCAGTGCAGTCAATTACAACTCGCCGGGCCAGGTGGTGATCGCCGGTGCCAAGGCGGCAGTCGAGCGCGCCATCGAAGGTTGCAAGGCGCGTGGTGCCAAGCGCGCCATGCCGTTGCCGGTCAGCGTGCCGTCGCACTGCGAGCTGATGCGCCCGGCGGCCGAGCGCTTTGCCGAGTCGATCGCCGCGATCAACTGGCAAGCGCCGCAGATTCCGCTGGTGCAGAACGTCAGCGCGGCGGTGCCGGCTGATCTGGAAACCCTCAAGCGCGATCTGCTTGAGCAGCTCTACAAGCCAGTGCGCTGGGTCGAGTCGGTGCAGGCACTGGCGGCCAATGGCGCGACCCAACTGGTCGAGTGTGGCCCAGGCAAGGTCCTGGCTGGATTGAACAAACGCTGCGCCGAAGGCGTGTCGACCTCTAACCTCAATACCCCAGATGCCTTCGCTGCCGCTCGCGCAGCGCTGGCCTGA
- the fabG gene encoding 3-oxoacyl-ACP reductase FabG, with amino-acid sequence MSLQGKVALVTGASRGIGQAIALELGRQGAIVVGTATSAKGAEAIAATLKEHGIQGAGLELNVTSDESVSAVLASIQEQFGAPAILVNNAGITRDNLMMRMKDDEWHDVIDTNLNSLYRLSKGVLRGMTKARWGRIISIGSVVGAMGNAGQVNYAAAKAGLEGFSRALAREVGSRSITVNSVTPGFIDTDMTRELPEAQREALQTQIPLGRLGQAQEIASVVAFLASDGAAYVTGATIPVNGGMYM; translated from the coding sequence ATGAGTCTGCAAGGTAAAGTTGCACTGGTTACCGGTGCCAGCCGTGGTATTGGCCAGGCTATCGCCCTGGAATTGGGTCGTCAGGGCGCCATCGTTGTTGGCACTGCGACCTCCGCCAAAGGCGCCGAGGCGATTGCTGCCACGCTGAAAGAACACGGTATTCAAGGCGCGGGCCTGGAGCTGAACGTTACCAGCGACGAATCGGTCAGTGCGGTGCTGGCAAGCATTCAGGAGCAGTTCGGTGCGCCGGCGATTCTGGTGAATAACGCCGGTATTACCCGCGATAACCTGATGATGCGCATGAAAGACGACGAGTGGCATGACGTCATCGACACCAACCTGAACAGTCTGTATCGCCTGTCCAAGGGGGTTCTGCGTGGCATGACCAAGGCCCGTTGGGGACGAATTATCAGTATTGGCTCGGTTGTGGGTGCCATGGGCAACGCAGGCCAAGTAAACTATGCCGCCGCCAAGGCGGGTCTGGAAGGTTTCAGCCGCGCCCTGGCGCGTGAAGTTGGTTCGCGTTCGATTACGGTAAACTCGGTGACCCCTGGGTTCATTGATACCGATATGACCCGCGAGCTGCCCGAAGCGCAGCGTGAAGCCTTGCAGACGCAAATTCCGCTGGGCCGTTTGGGACAAGCTCAAGAGATCGCGTCTGTGGTCGCTTTTCTTGCATCCGACGGTGCGGCTTACGTGACTGGGGCTACAATCCCGGTGAACGGCGGGATGTACATGTAG
- the acpP gene encoding acyl carrier protein, which translates to MSTIEERVKKIVAEQLGVKEEEVVNTASFVEDLGADSLDTVELVMALEEEFETEIPDEEAEKITTVQAAIDYVTSHQA; encoded by the coding sequence ATGAGCACCATCGAAGAGCGCGTCAAGAAAATCGTTGCTGAGCAACTGGGCGTTAAAGAAGAAGAAGTGGTCAATACTGCTTCCTTCGTAGAAGACCTGGGTGCCGACTCCCTTGACACCGTTGAGCTGGTGATGGCTCTGGAAGAGGAATTCGAGACCGAAATCCCTGACGAAGAAGCTGAAAAGATCACTACTGTACAAGCTGCAATCGACTACGTTACTAGCCACCAGGCGTAA
- the tmk gene encoding dTMP kinase, protein MTGLFITLEGPEGAGKSTNREYLAERLRNAGVEVLLTREPGGTPLAERIREVLLAPVDEVMNPDTELLLVFAARAQHLAEVIRPALARGAVVLCDRFTDSTYAYQGGGRGLSLERIAALETFVQGNLRPDLTLIFDLPVEIGMARASARGRLDRFELEGRVFFDAVRSAFLERAKADPARYLLVDAAQPLADVQRSLDRLMPQLLERHRG, encoded by the coding sequence GTGACTGGCTTGTTTATTACCCTGGAAGGGCCGGAAGGCGCCGGCAAGAGCACCAATCGCGAATACCTGGCCGAGCGCTTGCGCAACGCCGGGGTCGAGGTGCTGCTGACTCGCGAGCCGGGCGGTACCCCGCTGGCCGAGCGAATCCGCGAGGTGCTGCTGGCGCCGGTCGATGAAGTCATGAACCCGGATACTGAGCTGCTGCTGGTTTTTGCTGCCCGTGCCCAGCACCTGGCCGAGGTCATTCGTCCGGCCTTGGCGCGCGGTGCGGTGGTGCTCTGTGACCGGTTTACCGACTCGACCTACGCCTACCAGGGTGGTGGTCGTGGCTTGTCGCTGGAGCGTATTGCGGCGCTGGAAACCTTCGTCCAGGGCAATCTGCGCCCGGACCTGACCCTGATCTTCGATCTGCCGGTGGAAATCGGCATGGCCCGCGCCAGTGCCCGTGGCCGCCTGGATCGCTTTGAGCTGGAGGGCAGGGTGTTCTTCGACGCCGTGCGCAGTGCTTTCCTTGAGCGTGCCAAAGCTGATCCGGCGCGTTACCTGCTGGTCGATGCCGCGCAGCCGCTTGCCGATGTTCAGCGTTCGCTGGACAGGCTGATGCCTCAACTATTGGAGCGCCACCGTGGCTGA
- the sppA gene encoding signal peptide peptidase SppA translates to MADEWKAPVKASADDGEEKSWKLLEKTLLAGVQEQRRARRWGIFFKLLTFTYLFIALILFTPLMDIEKSATRGPGYTALIEITGVIADKEPASADNIVGSLRAAFEDTKVKGIVLRINSPGGSPVQSGYVYDEIRRLRDLHPDTKVYAVISDLGASGAYYIASAADQIYADKASLVGSIGVTAAGYGFVGTMEKLGVERRTYTSGEHKSFLDPFQPQKPEETAFWQGVLDTTHQQFIASVKKGRGDRLKDKEHPELFSGLVWSGEQALPLGLIDGLGSASSVARDVIGEKELVDFTIQESPFDRFSKKLGASVAEQLAMWMGFHGPALR, encoded by the coding sequence ATGGCTGACGAATGGAAAGCGCCTGTCAAAGCCAGTGCTGATGACGGCGAAGAAAAAAGCTGGAAGCTGCTCGAGAAGACGCTGCTTGCCGGTGTACAGGAACAGCGTCGAGCGCGGCGCTGGGGGATTTTCTTCAAGCTGTTGACCTTCACTTATCTGTTTATCGCGTTGATTCTGTTCACGCCGCTGATGGACATCGAAAAGAGCGCGACCCGAGGTCCGGGTTACACCGCGCTGATTGAAATTACTGGGGTGATCGCCGACAAGGAACCGGCCAGTGCCGACAACATCGTCGGCAGCCTGCGTGCGGCGTTCGAGGACACCAAGGTTAAGGGCATCGTATTGCGCATCAACAGCCCGGGCGGCAGTCCGGTGCAGTCGGGCTACGTCTACGACGAGATCCGTCGCCTGCGCGATCTGCATCCGGATACCAAGGTCTATGCGGTGATTTCCGATCTCGGTGCCTCAGGGGCCTATTACATCGCCAGTGCCGCTGACCAGATCTACGCAGACAAAGCCAGCCTGGTAGGCTCCATTGGCGTGACGGCGGCCGGCTACGGTTTCGTTGGCACCATGGAGAAGCTGGGGGTTGAGCGTCGTACCTACACCTCCGGTGAGCACAAGTCATTCCTTGATCCGTTCCAGCCGCAAAAGCCGGAAGAGACCGCGTTCTGGCAGGGTGTGCTGGATACCACCCATCAGCAGTTCATCGCCAGCGTGAAAAAGGGGCGTGGTGATCGCCTGAAGGACAAGGAGCATCCGGAGTTGTTTTCCGGGCTGGTCTGGTCGGGCGAGCAGGCGCTGCCGCTTGGCTTGATCGATGGCCTGGGCAGCGCCAGTTCGGTGGCGCGGGACGTGATTGGCGAGAAGGAGTTGGTCGACTTCACAATCCAGGAGTCGCCGTTCGATCGCTTCTCGAAAAAACTCGGCGCCAGTGTGGCCGAGCAGTTGGCTATGTGGATGGGCTTTCACGGCCCCGCCCTGCGCTGA
- the fabF gene encoding beta-ketoacyl-ACP synthase II yields the protein MSRRRVVVTGMGMLSPLGTDVPSSWQGILAGRSGIGLIEHTDLSAYSTRFGGSVKGFNVEEYLSVKEARKLDLFIQYGLAAGFQAVRNAGLEVTDANRERIGVAMGSGIGGLTNIEETSRTLHDTGPRRISPFFVPGSIINMISGFLSIHLGVQGPNYAIATACTTGTHCIGMAARNIAYGEADVMIAGGAEMAACGLGMGGFGAARALSTRNDEPTRASRPWDKGRDGFVLSDGAGALVLEELEHAKARGATIYAELIGFGTSGDAYHMTSPPADGAGAARCITNALRDARINGDQVQYINAHGTSTSAGDLAEAQAIKTVFGDHAYKLAVSSTKSMTGHLLGAAGAVEAIFSVLAINGQVAPPTINLDEPDEGCDLDFVPHTARNMDIDVVLSNSFGFGGTNGSLVFRRFAD from the coding sequence GTGTCGCGTAGACGCGTCGTAGTCACCGGTATGGGTATGTTGTCGCCACTGGGCACGGATGTGCCGAGCAGCTGGCAGGGCATTCTGGCTGGCCGCAGTGGCATTGGTCTGATCGAACACACCGACCTTTCTGCCTATTCCACTCGTTTTGGCGGCTCGGTAAAGGGCTTCAATGTCGAGGAGTACCTGTCGGTCAAGGAAGCTCGCAAACTCGACCTGTTCATTCAGTACGGTCTGGCGGCCGGGTTTCAGGCGGTGCGCAATGCCGGCCTGGAAGTCACCGATGCCAACCGTGAACGTATCGGCGTGGCCATGGGTTCGGGTATTGGCGGACTGACCAATATCGAAGAAACCAGCCGCACCCTGCATGACACCGGGCCACGACGGATCTCTCCGTTTTTCGTGCCAGGTTCGATCATCAATATGATTTCCGGATTCCTGTCCATCCACCTCGGTGTGCAGGGTCCCAACTACGCCATAGCCACGGCCTGTACCACTGGTACTCACTGTATTGGCATGGCGGCACGCAACATTGCCTACGGCGAAGCCGACGTGATGATTGCCGGCGGTGCCGAAATGGCCGCTTGCGGCCTGGGTATGGGCGGCTTTGGCGCTGCGCGTGCATTGTCGACCCGCAACGACGAGCCGACCCGCGCCAGTCGTCCGTGGGACAAAGGCCGTGATGGCTTCGTTCTCTCCGATGGCGCCGGTGCCTTGGTGCTCGAAGAGCTGGAGCACGCCAAGGCCCGCGGCGCGACTATTTACGCCGAACTGATCGGTTTTGGCACCAGTGGCGACGCCTATCACATGACCTCGCCACCGGCAGATGGTGCCGGCGCCGCGCGCTGCATCACCAATGCCCTGCGCGATGCGCGGATCAACGGCGACCAGGTGCAGTACATCAACGCCCATGGCACCTCGACCTCGGCCGGCGACCTCGCCGAAGCCCAGGCGATCAAGACCGTGTTCGGCGATCATGCCTACAAGCTGGCCGTCAGCTCGACCAAGTCCATGACCGGTCACCTGTTGGGTGCTGCGGGCGCTGTCGAAGCGATCTTCAGCGTGCTGGCGATCAATGGCCAGGTGGCGCCTCCGACCATCAACCTCGATGAGCCGGACGAAGGCTGCGATCTCGATTTCGTGCCGCACACTGCACGCAACATGGATATCGACGTGGTCCTGTCCAACTCCTTCGGGTTTGGCGGCACCAACGGCTCGCTGGTGTTCCGTCGGTTTGCCGACTGA
- the rpmF gene encoding 50S ribosomal protein L32: protein MAVQQNKKSRSARDMRRSHDALEASTLSVEKTTGEVHLRHHVSPEGVYRGRKVIDKGADE from the coding sequence ATGGCTGTTCAGCAGAACAAAAAATCCCGCTCCGCCCGTGACATGCGTCGTTCGCACGATGCTCTCGAGGCAAGCACCCTGTCCGTAGAAAAGACCACTGGTGAAGTTCACCTGCGTCACCACGTATCGCCAGAAGGCGTGTACCGTGGCCGTAAAGTGATCGACAAGGGCGCTGACGAGTAA
- a CDS encoding DNA polymerase III subunit delta', translating into MAEAYPWQDGLWQQLAGRTQHAHAYLLHGPKGIGKRALAERLMARLLCQQPQGLVACGQCKSCLLLKAGSHPDNYILEPEEADKAIKVDQVRELVGFVVQTAQLGGRKVVLIEPVEAMNINAANALLKSLEEPSGDTVLLLVSHQSSRLLPTIKSRCVQQACPLPSEAASLQWLATALPECSEEERGELLTLAAGSPLAAVALQAQGVREQRAQVVDGVKKLLKQQQSPTQLAEGWNAIPLLLLFDWFCDWSSLILRYHLTEDEAGLGLPDMRKVVQYLAQKSAQDKVLNIQDWILGQRQKVLSKANLNRVLLLEALLVQWAGLPGQR; encoded by the coding sequence GTGGCTGAGGCCTATCCCTGGCAGGACGGCCTGTGGCAGCAGTTGGCCGGTCGCACACAGCACGCTCATGCCTATCTGCTCCATGGCCCGAAAGGTATAGGCAAGCGGGCGCTGGCCGAGCGTCTGATGGCGCGACTGCTGTGCCAGCAGCCGCAAGGGCTGGTGGCCTGCGGCCAGTGCAAATCGTGCCTGCTGCTCAAGGCTGGCAGCCACCCGGACAATTACATCCTCGAGCCGGAAGAGGCGGACAAGGCGATCAAGGTCGACCAGGTTCGTGAACTGGTCGGTTTCGTGGTGCAGACTGCGCAGTTGGGCGGACGCAAGGTGGTGTTGATCGAGCCGGTGGAGGCGATGAACATCAACGCCGCCAACGCCTTGCTCAAGAGTCTTGAAGAGCCTTCGGGCGATACCGTATTGCTGCTGGTCAGCCACCAGTCCAGTCGCCTGCTGCCAACGATCAAGAGCCGCTGTGTGCAGCAGGCCTGTCCGCTGCCCAGCGAGGCCGCGAGCCTGCAATGGCTGGCGACGGCCTTGCCGGAGTGCAGCGAGGAGGAGCGTGGCGAATTGCTGACCCTGGCTGCTGGTTCGCCGCTGGCGGCGGTCGCACTGCAGGCCCAGGGTGTACGTGAACAACGTGCCCAGGTGGTCGACGGGGTGAAGAAACTGCTCAAGCAGCAGCAATCGCCGACCCAGTTGGCGGAGGGTTGGAATGCGATACCGCTGCTGTTGCTGTTCGACTGGTTCTGCGATTGGTCGAGCCTGATCCTGCGCTATCACTTGACCGAAGACGAGGCGGGCCTGGGTCTGCCTGACATGCGTAAGGTGGTCCAGTACCTGGCGCAGAAGTCGGCCCAGGACAAGGTGTTGAACATCCAGGACTGGATCCTCGGCCAGCGCCAGAAAGTCCTGAGCAAGGCCAACCTCAATCGCGTGCTGTTGCTTGAAGCCTTGCTGGTGCAATGGGCTGGGTTGCCTGGCCAACGTTAA
- the plsX gene encoding phosphate acyltransferase PlsX, protein MSAQVIAIDAMGGDFGPRSIVQASLACLSVTPSLHLTLVGQPSILEDLIASQSAVDRARLTIAPALDVIGMDEKPSQALRGKPDSSMRVALELLRDGKVQACVSAGNTGALMALSRHVLKTLPGIDRPAMVAAIPTQRGYCQLLDLGANVDCSAEHLLQFAVMGSVAAQTLGVVRPRVALLNIGTEDIKGNQQVKLAATLLQNARGLNYIGFVEGDGLYRGEADVVVCDGFVGNILLKSSEGLATMIAGRVEALFRKNLATKLVGALALPLMKRLQADLAPARHNGASFLGLQGIVVKSHGSAGVQGFQSAIQRALIEIQENLPQRLHGRLEDLLL, encoded by the coding sequence TTGTCCGCTCAAGTCATCGCGATTGACGCAATGGGCGGGGACTTCGGTCCCCGCAGCATTGTCCAGGCCAGTCTCGCTTGCCTGTCTGTTACGCCCTCGCTGCACCTGACCCTCGTCGGTCAACCCTCCATTCTAGAAGATTTGATTGCCAGCCAGTCGGCTGTGGATCGCGCGCGCCTGACGATTGCGCCTGCGCTCGACGTCATTGGCATGGACGAAAAACCTTCCCAGGCTCTGCGCGGCAAGCCCGACTCATCCATGCGCGTCGCGCTCGAGTTGCTGCGAGATGGCAAGGTTCAGGCCTGTGTCAGTGCCGGCAATACCGGGGCGCTGATGGCCTTGTCGCGTCATGTGCTCAAGACGCTGCCGGGAATCGACCGGCCCGCCATGGTTGCCGCTATCCCGACCCAGCGCGGCTATTGCCAGTTGTTGGATCTGGGAGCGAATGTCGATTGCAGTGCCGAGCACCTGCTCCAGTTCGCGGTCATGGGTTCGGTGGCGGCGCAGACGCTCGGGGTGGTGCGTCCCCGGGTGGCGTTGTTGAACATCGGTACCGAAGACATCAAGGGCAATCAGCAGGTCAAGCTTGCGGCGACCCTGCTGCAAAACGCCCGCGGGCTGAACTACATCGGTTTTGTCGAAGGGGACGGCCTGTACCGTGGTGAGGCGGATGTCGTGGTGTGTGACGGTTTTGTCGGCAACATCCTGCTCAAATCCAGCGAAGGCCTGGCAACCATGATCGCCGGGCGCGTCGAGGCGCTGTTCAGGAAAAATCTGGCGACAAAACTGGTCGGTGCCCTGGCCCTGCCGCTGATGAAGCGCCTGCAGGCCGACCTGGCGCCCGCCAGGCACAATGGCGCGAGCTTTCTCGGCTTGCAGGGGATTGTCGTGAAGAGTCATGGCTCGGCCGGTGTCCAGGGCTTTCAGAGTGCAATCCAGCGCGCCCTGATCGAGATTCAGGAGAACCTGCCGCAGCGCCTGCATGGTCGTCTGGAGGATTTGCTGCTTTAG
- a CDS encoding YceD family protein, whose protein sequence is MLNDPIPPHVDPRKLADRGTTLQGELLLADLERLCDPLSDTVGTVQAKFVFERDERKSVVIHSFIDTEVKMVCQRCLELVTLPIHSECSYAVVKEGANTQSLPKGYDVLELGEDPLDLQSLIEEELLLALPIVPAHHPEECQQPAGLDEPEPSEDEVTRSNPFSVLAQLKRDPNV, encoded by the coding sequence ATGTTGAATGACCCGATTCCACCTCACGTTGACCCGCGCAAATTGGCTGACCGTGGCACCACCCTTCAAGGTGAACTGCTGCTGGCCGATTTGGAGAGACTCTGCGACCCGCTTTCCGACACCGTCGGTACGGTGCAGGCTAAATTCGTTTTTGAACGAGATGAACGTAAATCTGTGGTAATCCACAGCTTTATCGACACCGAGGTCAAAATGGTTTGCCAGCGTTGTCTTGAGCTGGTCACCCTGCCGATTCACAGCGAATGCAGTTATGCTGTGGTAAAGGAGGGTGCGAATACCCAGTCGTTGCCGAAAGGTTATGACGTGCTGGAACTGGGCGAAGATCCTTTGGATCTGCAGTCACTGATCGAGGAGGAGCTTTTGCTCGCCTTGCCCATTGTGCCTGCTCATCATCCGGAAGAATGCCAGCAGCCGGCGGGTCTCGATGAGCCCGAACCGAGCGAGGACGAGGTAACGCGGTCCAACCCGTTCAGTGTATTGGCGCAGTTAAAGCGTGACCCAAACGTTTAG
- the mltG gene encoding endolytic transglycosylase MltG, with the protein MRRKLLLLLETGLVLAGLTLGFSAWKIDSALEQPLNITQEELLDVPTGSTPSGTFNRLEADGVLEDAFWLRLYWRFNLATQPLHSGEYRMLPGMTAQGLIGVWQRGEVVQYSLTLVEGWNFRQVRAALAKNDKLEQTLVGLSDSELMEKLGHPGVFPEGRFFPDTYRFVRGMSDADVLEKAYDRLEDVLAKEWAKRAPDLPYNDPYKALIMASLVEKETGVPQERGQIAGVFVRRLQMGMMLQTDPTVIYGMGERYNGKLTRASLKEPTPYNTYVIFGLPPTPIAMVGREAIHAALNPVSGSSLYFVARGDGSHVFSDDLDAHNSAVREYQLKRRADYRSSPAPVNDAPVPDEQGPSEVPEEQPPAAVPEPQPDTASPQSPQ; encoded by the coding sequence GTGAGACGTAAACTCTTGCTGCTGCTGGAAACCGGATTGGTTCTGGCGGGGCTGACGCTGGGCTTTTCCGCCTGGAAAATCGATTCGGCGCTGGAGCAGCCGCTCAATATTACTCAGGAAGAGTTACTGGATGTACCTACGGGCTCGACGCCGTCCGGGACCTTCAATCGCCTGGAAGCCGACGGCGTGCTTGAGGATGCTTTCTGGCTGCGCCTGTACTGGCGCTTCAACCTGGCAACCCAGCCTCTGCACAGTGGTGAATACCGGATGTTGCCAGGCATGACTGCGCAAGGTCTGATCGGTGTCTGGCAGCGTGGCGAAGTGGTCCAGTACAGCCTGACCCTGGTCGAAGGCTGGAACTTCCGCCAGGTTCGCGCGGCATTGGCGAAAAACGACAAACTCGAACAAACCCTGGTTGGCTTGAGCGACAGCGAGCTGATGGAGAAGCTTGGCCATCCGGGCGTATTCCCCGAGGGCCGGTTTTTTCCTGATACTTACCGCTTCGTGCGGGGCATGAGCGATGCCGATGTGCTGGAGAAAGCTTACGATCGGCTCGAGGACGTGCTGGCCAAGGAATGGGCCAAGCGTGCGCCGGACCTGCCTTACAACGACCCTTACAAGGCGTTGATCATGGCGTCCCTGGTGGAAAAGGAAACCGGCGTGCCGCAGGAGCGTGGGCAGATTGCCGGGGTGTTTGTGCGACGCCTGCAGATGGGCATGATGCTGCAGACCGATCCGACGGTGATCTATGGCATGGGTGAGCGCTACAACGGCAAGTTGACCCGGGCCTCGCTGAAAGAGCCTACGCCCTACAATACCTATGTGATTTTCGGCCTGCCGCCGACACCCATTGCCATGGTCGGTCGCGAAGCCATTCATGCAGCGCTGAATCCGGTATCCGGCAGCAGCCTGTATTTCGTCGCACGCGGTGATGGCAGTCATGTTTTCTCCGATGACCTGGATGCCCATAACAGCGCGGTGCGCGAGTATCAGCTCAAGCGTCGTGCGGACTACCGTTCGAGCCCGGCGCCGGTCAATGATGCCCCCGTGCCGGATGAGCAGGGGCCGAGCGAGGTGCCAGAAGAGCAGCCGCCGGCAGCCGTGCCTGAGCCTCAACCCGACACTGCATCCCCGCAAAGCCCGCAATGA